The following are encoded together in the Thermothelomyces thermophilus ATCC 42464 chromosome 3, complete sequence genome:
- a CDS encoding glycosyltransferase family 22 protein (CAZy_ID 267766): MWRRTYLFLVLVRLWFALSPSYLHPDENLQGPEVIAGEIFRYPVRRTWEFTSDNPIRSVFPLWPVYGLPMLLLRWLWIGNGKDGEIPPIAVFWTLRVLMFIVSFVLEDWALHELIPSQRQRRVAVLLVASSYVTWTFQTHTFSNSIETLVVAWSLVLIERIVASPQRGSVLASTVLGIVAVFGVFNRITFPAFLLIPGLRLLPYYWKNPLSFVAIVTAGICTTALAITLDTAFYSPHSISWSDLLRNPVLTPLNNLRYNISPANLAKHGLHPWYQHLLVNLPQLLGPATVLLFTRPKRSSRLYSAISGIAVLSLSQHQEARFLLPTVPLILSSVRLPRSEKAMRAWVASWIVFNVIFGTLMGVYHQGGIVPAQVFMSKQPDATEAVWWKTYMPPIWLLNGKNEVLRTRDVMGMKGETLLEELQQLATCDTPADRRSMEYLKEKNGTYLVAPLSATWLDPYLPNKGLEGLRFREVWRYQQHLNLDDLDFAEDGVWNTLSRVIGRRGLAIWRVTKSCPGVRGR, from the exons ATGTGGCGAAGAACATACCTCTTTCTGGTTTTGGTCCGGCTCTGGTTCGCGCTGTCGCCGAGCTACCTACATCCCGACGAGAACCTCCAGGGCCCGGAGGTCATCGCTG GAGAGATCTTCCGTTACCCTGTCCGACGTACCTGGGAATTCACAAGCGACAACCCAATTCGGAGCGTATTCCCACTATGGCCCGTTTACGGACTCCCGATGCTCCTGCTCCGGTGGCTGTGGATTGGGAATGGAAAAGACGGCGAGATCCCCCCCATCGCGGTCTTCTGGACGCTGCGGGTGTTGATGTTCATTGTCAGCTTCGTGCTGGAGGACTGGGCGTTACACGAGCTTATCCCGTCGCAACGGCAGAGGCGCGTGGCAGTTCTCTTGGTCGCATCGTCCTACGTCACCTGGACGTTTCAGACGCACACCTTTTCCAACTCGATAGAGACGTTGGTTGTGGCTTGGAGTCTGGTGCTTATTGAGCGCATTGTCGCGAGTCCG CAGCGCGGCTCGGTTCTTGCCTCGACCGTCCTCGGGATTGTCGCCGTCTTTGGCGTCTTCAACAGGATCACGTTCCCGGCCTTCCTACTGATACCCGGCCTCCGGCTGTTACCTTACTACTGGAAGAA CCCTCTGTCATTTGTCGCGATCGTCACGGCTGGAATCTGCACGACCGCGCTCGCCATCACGCTCGATACGGCATTCTACAGTCCGCATTCGATTTCTTGGTCCGATCTGCTCCGCAACCCGGTTCTTACCCCTCTCAACAACCTCCGTTACAACATCTCGCCGGCCAACCTGGCGAAACATGGACTGCACCCGTGGTATCAGCACCTGTTGGTGAACCTGCCACAGCTCCTCGGACCTGCGACGGTGCTCCTCTTCACCCGGCCCAAGCGCTCATCGCGCCTGTACTCTGCGATCTCGGGCATTGCCGTTCTCTCTTTATCGCAACACCAGGAGGCACGGTTTCTCCTCCCTACTGTTCCCCTTATCCTCTCTTCCGTCCGCCTCCCGAGGAGCGAGAAGGCAATGCGCGCCTGGGTGGCGTCGTGGATCGTCTTCAACGTCATCTTCGGCACGCTAATGGGGGTCTACCACCAAGGAGGGATCGTCCCGGCGCAGGTTTTCATGAGCAAACAGCCGGACGCGACCGAGGCGGTGTGGTGGAAAACATATATGCCGCCCATCTGGCTGCTGAACGGGAAGAACGAGGTCTTGCGGACGCGGGATGTCATGGGTATGAAAGGGGAGACGCTTTTAGAGGAGCTACAGCAGCTCGCAACTTGCGACACTCCGGCGGACAGGAGGAGCATGGAGTATCTGAAAGAGAAGAATGGGACATACCTGGTGGCGCCGCTGTCTGCGACATGGCTGGACCCTTATCTTCCGAATAAAGGGCTGGAGGGATTGAGGTTTCGCGAGGTCTGGCGGTATCAGCAGCACCTGAACCTGGATGATTTGGATTTTGCGGAGGACGGCGTTTGGAATACCCTGTCTAGAGTCATTGGGCGGCGAGGTCTTGCTATCTGGAGAGTAACGAAAAGCTGTCCTGGGGTCAGGGGGAGGTAg